A stretch of Porites lutea chromosome 5, jaPorLute2.1, whole genome shotgun sequence DNA encodes these proteins:
- the LOC140936286 gene encoding uncharacterized protein, with product MWYNPWFIYRVIAVLIFSGLGHWILRGTDGCEQGNPSLYFIDDHNIKCVEFQSLHQSNPNIRTVVSNIAEGTAIDIDVRNNIVYWSDTHAWTINKKNLTSGEVKVILKEDIGEVFSIAVEWESGLIYWTDYLYERIEVAKTDGSARKTLVTHNVKSPVGIAVHPGKGYLVWSDYDYSQPKIVRADLTGENQQELFTLFHGVPLYLTIDYSENRVYWADIFYTNTFIGSVSLDGTHFAAIGYLSQSFFPFHLAIFQNDLYWADVNRQGIAWFDFKGSNSRVITRDDLTEYSLVGLATYDPLRQQTDGSGPCTENNGNCSDLCLLTPGRGRKCACPQGITLSSDGLTCNNASTAATQSPPLPAIEVRLVGSAQSNQGRVEVKYNGQWGTICDDYWGISEAHVICRMLNHSGAEFALREAAFGPGRSSYPIWLDSVKCRGDEPTIAACRHDGWRQHDCRHSEDASVVCWRDSAPSSQEPTLAPGPHPELEIRLHGGETHYEGGVEIKLNGTWGTICDDFWGIEEANVICRMLNFTEGALSTQCCGFYNGYGIAEKIWLDDVHCDGDEQSIAECRHGGWGSHNCRHTEDVGVVCKHSPVSAPDQIVRLADGARESEGRVEVFRDGHWGTVCDDQWDINDADVICKMLNYSRAVRAPGHAFFGRGNGKIWLSGVECRGSETSILQCGHLAWGSNNCDHHEDAAAICQQRAPHLESINFILVCESGRSLIYHISLDSSGFPEKGVPLALQTNNPQAVTFNSEDKMVYWIEQSGSIVRSYLNGSSRRVIVKGLTFPAGLAIDHLGQNLYFTDQKGIMVSKLDGSYQTHLINSTFAHGIALDSDNGHIYFTSTGTKPKIQRADMDGKNVFVLMNVSSIRETKLDVALDKVNKRLYYSDSRNNLVKYIDLAKFTLHPVLSNRPHGPVGLTLINGTLYWTGGELQTYSGAVYKADADNVNGSIVHKVMDLLSFPQGLYAHNSEGVRPSGNHSCINGNSGCSHLCVVNPEGYRCLCPVNERCQTLPTSIPTTTVHVSSVSSTEIGKSVSISPTIKSSQLLLPTIQPSRSFSKAGLFQSSFSSVATPKVSIKTSSASSNARSSSSPSPFNRPTSAVSTLTSISSMPGEVCSVNNPCENGGRCTVDGFSYKCVCAGYFAGRLCSKDIRNLVVVIAIEIQENKFDRAALVQIIVESLNKLCAGETNSCPIQLLEDKRRRKRSLKLTKFTQDDVIIPVDPKQSGANLHVELAVLKILADGSTAVVSSDNLSKIILQAESNISDLLGGRLVSAQPKVPAQTTQQTHSKTATMPITLSSTTEKPASPGRVAASEGGSNDGGVIGGVVVAVVVVIAIIAFLVWYFRVRTTVPYKKEIDAPTTRTTSFENPGYDTAAVAGFGAPSFGAPDSVLYEDIPPIVPSPYQEMNDFGAAINPLYRSTGQENVSSTDGHRSRKFDADNADFSRKPGIPEAPDGNKTLKEQDSKMSFDAGIRPQPTVLILNNSDRPDNFSEI from the exons aTGTGGTATAACCCTTGGTTCATTTATCGCGTGATAGCAGTTCTAATATTTAGTGGACTAGGTCACTGGATTTTGCGAG GTACTGATGGCTGTGAACAAGGTAATCCTAGTCTTTATTTCATTGACGACCACAACATTAAGTGTGTGGAGTTTCAATCACTTCATCAATCTAACCCAAACATCAGAACAGTCGTTTCCAACATTGCCGAGGGTACAGCAATAGACATAGATGTAAGAAACAATATAGTGTACTGGAGCGACACTCACGCCTGGACAATAAATAAGAAGAATCTCACATCTGGAGAGGTGAAGGTCATTCTGAAGGAAGACATTGGGGAGGTTTTTTCCATAGCTGTTGAATGGGAAAGTGGCTTGATCTACTGGACAGATTATCTCTACGAAAGAATAGAAGTGGCAAAAACGGATGGAAGTGCTAGAAAGACATTAGTGACACATAATGTTAAATCGCCCGTTGGAATTGCCGTGCACCCAGGAAAGGG ATACCTGGTTTGGTCCGACTACGATTACAGTCAACCGAAGATAGTACGCGCAGATTTAACTGGTGAAAATCAGCAAGAATTGTTCACGTTATTTCACGGCGTGCCCTTGTACCTAACCATCGACTACTCCGAAAACCGTGTGTACTGGGCAGATATTTTCTATACCAACACCTTCATTGGTTCCGTGAGCCTCGATGGAACCCATTTTGCAGCGATTGGATATCTATCTCAATCATTTTTTCCATTCCATCTGGCAATTTTTCAAAATGACCTTTACTGGGCTGACGTGAATAGGCAAGGAATAGCGTGGTTTGATTTCAAAGGTTCTAACAGCCGAGTGATAACTAGAGATGATCTTACAGAGTACAGTTTGGTCGGACTTGCGACGTATGATCCATTAAGACAACAAACTG ATGGAAGTGGACCTTGCACAGAAAACAACGGCAACTGCAGTGATTTATGTTTGCTGACTCCAGGAAGAGGAAGGAAGTGCGCTTGTCCACAAGGCATTACGTTGAGTTCAGATGGACTGACTTGTAATAATG CATCCACAGCTGCAACGCAGTCACCACCCCTTCCAG CTATCGAAGTCCGTCTGGTTGGCTCGGCACAATCCAACCAAGGTCGAGTGGAAGTGAAATACAACGGACAATGGGGGACAATATGCGACGATTATTGGGGAATATCCGAAGCACATGTCATATGCCGCATGCTGAACCACTCTGGGGCAGAATTTGCGCTTCGAGAAGCGGCATTCGGTCCCGGAAGAAGTTCTTACCCCATTTGGCTGGACAGCGTAAAATGCAGAGGTGATGAGCCTACCATTGCAGCTTGTCGGCATGATGGATGGAGACAACATGACTGCCGACATAGTGAGGACGCCAGTGTGGTCTGTTGGAGGGATTCAGCACCTAGTAGTCAAG AACCAACTTTGGCTCCAGGACCACACCCTG AACTTGAAATACGCTTGCACGGTGGTGAGACGCATTACGAAGGTGGGGTTGAAATCAAACTAAACGGAACCTGGGGAACAATATGCGATGATTTTTGGGGGATCGAGGAAGCTAACGTAATTTGTCGCATGTTGAACTTTACGGAGGGAGCTCTAAGTACACAATGCTGTGGCTTTTATAACGGCTATGGGATCGCCGAAAAAATATGGCTGGACGATGTTCATTGCGATGGTGATGAACAAAGCATCGCGGAGTGTCGTCATGGCGGTTGGGGAAGTCACAACTGTAGGCACACGGAAGACGTGGGAGTAGTCTGCAAACATTCACCAGTGTCAGCACCAG ATCAAATCGTACGACTGGCAGACGGAGCGAGGGAAAGTGAAGGAAGAGTGGAAGTTTTCCGTGACGGTCACTGGGGAACAGTATGCGATGACCAATGGGACATCAATGATGCAGATGTGATATGCAAAATGCTGAATTATTCAAGAGCGGTACGCGCTCCCGGTCACGCCTTCTTTGGCCGTGGAAATGGCAAAATATGGCTTAGTGGCGTGGAGTGCCGAGGCAGTGAAACTTCTATTCTACAATGTGGGCATCTGGCATGGGGCAGCAATAACTGTGATCACCACGAGGATGCAGCCGCTATCTGCCAACAGCGTGCACCACATTTAG aATCCATAAATTTCATCCTGGTTTGTGAGTCTGGAAGGAGCTTAATCTACCACATTTCCCTTGATAGTAGTGGCTTTCCAGAGAAAGGGGTGCCTCTCGCACTACAGACAAATAACCCACAAGCTGTTACCTTCAATAGCGAAGACAAAATGGTCTACTGGATTGAACAGTCTGGCTCTATTGTTCGTTCCTATCTTAACGGAAGCTCAAGGCGGGTTATCGTTAAAGGGCTGACGTTCCCAGCAGGTCTAGCAATAGACCATTTGGGCCAAAATCTTTACTTCACCGACCAAAAAGGAATCATGGTATCAAAACTAGATGGGTCCTATCAGACGCATTTAATCAATTCGACGTTTGCTCATGGAATAGCCTTAGACAGTGATAATGG ACATATCTACTTCACCTCTACTGGTACCAAACCAAAGATACAACGAGCAGACATGGAtggcaaaaatgtttttgttttgatgaaCGTTTCCTCCATTCGGGAAACTAAGCTTGACGTAGCACTTGACAAAGTCAACAAACGCCTATACTATTCAGACTCAAGGAACAACTTAGTAAAATACATCGATCTCGCCAAATTCACTCTCCACCCTGTACTGTCTAATCGCCCTCATGGACCAGTGGGTCTTACCTTAATCAATGGTACCCTTTATTGGACAGGCGGTGAATTACAGACTTACAGTGGTGCTGTTTACAAGGCAGATGCAGACAACGTAAATGGTAGCATCGTACATAAAGTAATGGACCTTTTATCGTTTCCTCAAGGATTGTACGCGCACAATTCGGAAGGTGTCAGGCCATCAG GAAATCACTCCTGCATCAATGGTAACAGCGGATGCTCCCATCTTTGTGTTGTAAACCCTGAAGGATATCGTTGTCTCTGCCCAGTTAATGAGCGATGCCAGACATTACCAACATCAATTCCGACCACTACAGTGCACGTTTCTAGTGTTAGTTCAACAGAAATTGGAAAGTCAGTGTCTATATCACCAACTATAAAATCATCGCAATTGTTACTTCCCACCATCCAGCCATCCCGAAGTTTCTCCAAAGCTGGCTTATTCCAATCTTCTTTCTCGTCTGTTGCGACTCCCAAAGTTAGCATCAAAACGTCTAGCGCAAGTTCAAACGCAAGGTCATCTTCTTCACCATCCCCTTTTAACAGGCCAACCTCGGCAGTTTCCACATTGACATCTATTTCTTCAATGCCGGGCGAGGTGTGCTCCGTTAACAACCCATGTGAAAATGGAGGCCGATGTACGGTCGATGGTTTCAGCTATAAATGCGTGTGTGCAGGTTATTTTGCTGGTCGGCTCTGTTCAAAAGACATCA GGAATTTGGTTGTTGTTATTGCCATtgaaatacaagaaaataaG TTTGATAGAGCGGCGTTGGTGCAAATCATAGTGGAAAGCTTGAACAAACTCTGCGCGGGTGAAACCAACAGCTGCCCAATACAACTTTTAGA GGATAAACGAAGGAGAAAACGATCATTAAAGTTGACAAAATTTACGCAGGATGACGTGATAATACCGGTTGATCCAAAGCAATCAGGTGCAAACCTTCATGTAGAGCTGGCCGTTTTAAAAATCTTGGCAGATGGTTCAACTGCTGTAGTATCCAGTGACAATCTCAGCAAGATAATACTACAAGCGGAATCAAACATCAGTGACTTACTCGGCGGGAGATTGGTTAGCGCCCAGCCCAAAGTTCCAGCACAGACCACCCAACAAACGCACAGTAAAACTGCAACGATGCCTATTACTCTTTCATCAACAACAGAAAAACCGGCGTCGCCTGGTAGAGTGGCTGCTAGTGAGGGAGGAAGCAATGACGGGGGTGTCATAGGAGGGGTGGTCGTGgccgttgttgttgtcattGCTATCATTGCCTTCCTGGTATGGTATTTCAG